The following coding sequences lie in one Peromyscus maniculatus bairdii isolate BWxNUB_F1_BW_parent chromosome 3, HU_Pman_BW_mat_3.1, whole genome shotgun sequence genomic window:
- the Slc6a6 gene encoding sodium- and chloride-dependent taurine transporter isoform X3 yields MMPLPTFWSILFFIMLLLLGLDSQFVEVEGQITSLVDLYPSFLRKGYRREIFIAIVCSISYLLGLTMVTEGGMYVFQLFDYYAASGVCLLWVAFFECFVIAWIYGGDNLYDGIEDMIGYRPGPWMKYSWAVITPALCVGCFIFSLVKYVPLTYNKVYVYPDWAIGLGWGLALSSMVCIPMVIVILFCRTEGPFRVRIKYLITPREPNRWAVEHEGATPFNSRSNLMNGALMKPSHVIVETMM; encoded by the exons ATGATGCCGCTGCCCACCTTTTGGTCCATTCTGTTTTTTATTATGCTCCTCTTGCTTGGACTGGACAGCCAG TTTGTTGAAGTCGAAGGACAGATCACATCCTTGGTTGATCTTTACCCGTCCTTCCTAAGGAAGGGTTATCGTCGGGAAATCTTCATCGCCATCGTGTGTAGCATCAGCTACCTGCTGGGGCTGACGATGGTGACGGAG GGTGGCATGTATGTGTTTCAACTCTTTGACTACTATGCAgctagtggtgtatgccttttgTGGGTTGCATTCTTTGAATGTTTTGTTATTGCCTGGATATATG GCGGTGATAACTTATATGACGGTATTGAGGACATGATTGGCTATCGGCCCGGGCCCTGGATGAAGTACAGCTGGGCTGTCATCACTCCAGCTCTCTGTGTT GGATGTTTTATCTTCTCTCTTGTCAAGTATGTACCCCTGACCTACAACAAAGTCTACGTGTACCCTGATTGGGCgattgggctgggctggggcctgGCCCTTTCCTCTATGGTGTGTATCCCCATGGTCATCGTCATCCTCTTCTGCCGGACGGAGGGACCGTTCCGCGTG AGAATCAAATACCTGATAACCCCCAGGGAACCCAACCGCTGGGCCGTGGAGCATGAGGGCGCCACGCCCTTCAACTCTCGCTCGAACCTCATGAACGGCGCACTCATGAAACCCAGTCACGTCATCGTGGAGACCATGATGTGA